Proteins encoded within one genomic window of Amycolatopsis nigrescens CSC17Ta-90:
- a CDS encoding thiamine pyrophosphate-binding protein, with amino-acid sequence MTELAAAVAEELASGGVRQAFGVVGGGNILAVARLTACGVRYVAARHEGGAMAMADAYHRATGDVAICTTSHGAGLTNTATGLAEAVKHGSAVLLLCGDGPVAGLRPSDVDQAAFAASLGAEMLRVTTVDTARTTAADALRLARSGVGPVVLCLPSDLLTAPVPAGPALPVEQEVLERPEKLSVDLDPVLDLLAAARRPLLLAGLGAWRSGAGKAMADLAERTGALLTTTVMANGLFAGNRWSLGVCGGFASPAAAELIGEADLVLAFGAGLDVFTLHGGRLIDPAAAVVRVDIAPRAAVPRIDLDLAADASAVASALLDGVNARGSAASAWREEAETRLARVAWAHQPHVDAGTEDRIDPRTLTAELADLLPAERTVVLDGGHFIGWPSMYWPVPDPAAMLFMGGAFQSIGLGFAGAVGAAAGRADRLTVVAVGDGGALMGLPELETLVRTGLPALVVVYDDASYGFEVHMYHPRGADLSTAAFADTDFAGLARSFGAEAATVRGVADLDVVRAWLAAGRRGTLVLDCKIVRNVVAPFLADLIAGH; translated from the coding sequence ATGACGGAGCTCGCGGCGGCGGTCGCGGAGGAGCTCGCCAGCGGCGGTGTCCGGCAGGCGTTCGGTGTGGTCGGCGGCGGGAACATTCTCGCCGTCGCCAGGCTGACCGCCTGCGGGGTGCGCTACGTCGCGGCGAGGCACGAGGGCGGCGCGATGGCGATGGCGGACGCTTACCACCGGGCGACCGGTGACGTCGCGATCTGCACCACCTCGCACGGCGCCGGGCTCACCAACACCGCGACCGGCCTTGCCGAGGCGGTCAAGCACGGCAGCGCGGTGTTGCTGCTGTGCGGTGACGGTCCGGTCGCCGGGTTGCGGCCGAGTGATGTGGACCAGGCCGCCTTCGCCGCGTCGCTCGGGGCCGAGATGCTGCGAGTGACCACAGTGGACACTGCGCGGACGACCGCTGCGGATGCCCTGCGGCTGGCAAGGAGCGGGGTGGGGCCGGTGGTGCTTTGCTTGCCGAGCGATCTGCTGACCGCGCCGGTGCCCGCCGGTCCTGCGCTGCCCGTCGAGCAGGAAGTGCTTGAGCGGCCGGAAAAGCTCTCCGTCGATCTCGACCCGGTGCTCGACCTGCTGGCCGCCGCCCGCCGCCCGCTGCTGCTGGCCGGCCTCGGCGCCTGGCGGTCCGGGGCCGGCAAGGCCATGGCGGACCTGGCCGAGCGGACCGGCGCGCTGCTCACCACCACGGTGATGGCGAACGGCCTGTTCGCCGGCAACCGGTGGTCGCTCGGGGTGTGCGGCGGTTTCGCCTCACCGGCGGCGGCCGAGCTGATCGGCGAGGCCGACCTGGTGCTCGCCTTCGGTGCCGGGCTCGACGTGTTCACCCTGCACGGCGGGCGGCTCATCGACCCGGCCGCGGCGGTGGTGCGGGTGGACATCGCGCCTCGCGCGGCCGTCCCCAGGATCGATCTCGACCTCGCCGCGGACGCGTCGGCGGTCGCTTCGGCACTGCTCGACGGGGTGAACGCACGGGGATCGGCGGCGTCGGCCTGGCGCGAGGAGGCCGAAACCCGGCTGGCCCGCGTTGCATGGGCGCACCAGCCCCACGTCGATGCCGGCACCGAGGACCGGATCGACCCGCGCACGCTCACCGCGGAACTGGCGGATCTGCTGCCGGCCGAGCGGACCGTGGTGCTCGACGGCGGTCATTTCATCGGCTGGCCGTCGATGTACTGGCCGGTGCCGGACCCGGCCGCGATGCTGTTCATGGGCGGCGCGTTCCAGTCGATCGGGCTCGGCTTCGCCGGTGCAGTTGGCGCCGCGGCGGGCCGCGCCGACCGGCTGACCGTGGTCGCGGTCGGCGACGGTGGCGCGCTGATGGGGCTGCCGGAACTGGAGACGCTGGTCCGCACCGGGCTGCCCGCGCTGGTGGTGGTGTACGACGACGCGTCCTACGGGTTCGAGGTGCACATGTACCACCCCCGGGGCGCGGACCTCAGCACGGCGGCCTTCGCCGACACCGATTTCGCCGGGCTGGCGCGCTCCTTCGGCGCCGAGGCGGCGACCGTGCGCGGGGTCGCCGACCTCGACGTGGTGCGTGCCTGGCTTGCCGCGGGCCGCCGCGGAACCCTGGTGCTGGACTGCAAGATCGTGCGAAACGTGGTGGCGCCGTTCCTGGCCGACCTCATCGCCGGGCACTAG
- a CDS encoding VOC family protein has product MKEIEESEESTVYQPTLGSVMLGTSDPERLHAWYLKALRPEVNQYGWLVFGAVTMLIDGRDDVSEKNPEPGRVVLNLHVADARTMVEHLDSVGVTWLAELEEREHGQFATLIDPDGNYVQIIEMNDAYLMSLR; this is encoded by the coding sequence GTGAAGGAAATCGAGGAGAGCGAGGAGAGCACCGTGTACCAGCCCACGCTCGGCAGCGTCATGCTCGGCACCTCCGATCCGGAACGGCTGCACGCCTGGTACCTCAAGGCGCTCCGGCCCGAGGTGAACCAGTACGGATGGCTCGTCTTCGGTGCAGTCACGATGCTCATCGACGGCCGCGACGACGTCTCCGAAAAGAACCCCGAACCGGGGCGGGTCGTGCTCAACCTGCACGTGGCCGACGCCCGCACCATGGTCGAACATCTCGACAGCGTGGGGGTCACCTGGCTGGCCGAGCTCGAGGAGCGGGAGCACGGCCAGTTCGCCACGCTGATCGACCCGGACGGCAACTACGTCCAGATCATCGAGATGAACGACGCCTACCTGATGTCGCTCCGCTGA
- a CDS encoding VOC family protein produces MFESVPAFSGFAVDDVPKAKEFYQETLGLKVTEEYGMLHLHLGGGAQVLVYPKPGHVPAGFTILNFQVDDIEQAVDELVARGVEIERFEGMTTDAKGIFREEGPYIAWYRDPAGNVLSVLQEK; encoded by the coding sequence ATGTTCGAGAGCGTGCCGGCCTTCAGCGGTTTCGCCGTGGACGATGTGCCGAAAGCGAAGGAGTTCTACCAGGAGACCCTCGGCCTGAAGGTGACCGAGGAGTACGGCATGCTGCACCTGCATCTCGGCGGCGGAGCCCAGGTCCTGGTCTACCCCAAGCCCGGCCACGTCCCGGCCGGCTTCACCATTCTCAACTTCCAGGTCGACGACATCGAGCAGGCCGTCGACGAGCTGGTCGCGCGCGGAGTGGAAATCGAACGGTTCGAAGGGATGACCACGGACGCGAAGGGCATCTTCCGCGAGGAGGGCCCCTACATCGCGTGGTATCGCGACCCGGCGGGCAACGTGCTGTCGGTGCTGCAGGAAAAGTGA
- a CDS encoding TIGR03084 family metal-binding protein, which produces MKDLRDVIADLSSEAAEVDALVAGIGDQRWELPTPAPGWTVRHQIGHLSFIFRIAGMAAAEPAAFVEMTKSLTGGFDAAVNAALAEYLDYPPEALLTRWRAERDAGIKALAAVPADQLVPWLVNPLPPAVLASAGMMELFAHGQDVADALGVRRTRTDRIGHLVGFAVRVRDFGYEARGLTPPDEEFRFEITAPSGALWTFGPVEAEQRVTGSAEDFCLLVTRRRHRDDLDVRAEGANADRWLDLAQAYRGPAGQGRTAGQFGR; this is translated from the coding sequence GTGAAGGACTTACGAGACGTGATCGCCGACCTCAGCTCGGAAGCCGCGGAGGTAGACGCGCTGGTCGCCGGAATCGGCGACCAGCGCTGGGAGCTGCCGACGCCCGCGCCCGGCTGGACCGTGCGGCACCAGATCGGCCACCTGTCGTTCATCTTCCGAATCGCCGGCATGGCCGCCGCCGAGCCCGCGGCCTTCGTCGAGATGACGAAATCGCTGACCGGCGGTTTCGACGCCGCGGTGAACGCCGCGTTGGCGGAGTACCTCGACTATCCGCCGGAGGCGCTGCTGACCCGCTGGCGTGCCGAACGGGACGCCGGGATCAAGGCGCTCGCCGCGGTACCGGCCGACCAGCTCGTGCCGTGGCTGGTCAACCCGCTGCCGCCGGCGGTGCTGGCGAGCGCCGGGATGATGGAGCTCTTCGCGCACGGGCAGGACGTGGCGGACGCGCTCGGCGTGCGGCGCACCCGCACCGACCGGATCGGGCACCTCGTCGGCTTCGCCGTGCGGGTAAGGGATTTCGGTTACGAGGCAAGGGGCCTGACCCCGCCGGACGAGGAGTTCCGGTTCGAGATCACCGCGCCATCGGGTGCTTTGTGGACATTCGGTCCGGTGGAGGCGGAGCAGCGGGTCACCGGCAGCGCCGAGGACTTCTGCCTGCTGGTCACCAGGCGGCGGCACCGCGACGATCTCGATGTGCGCGCCGAGGGCGCCAACGCCGACCGCTGGCTCGACCTCGCCCAGGCCTACCGCGGCCCGGCAGGCCAGGGCAGGACGGCCGGCCAGTTCGGCCGTTAG
- a CDS encoding 4-hydroxyphenylacetate 3-hydroxylase N-terminal domain-containing protein: MTDRPQTRPFTGDEYIESLRDDREVYLYGDRVKDVTSHPAFRNPARMVARLYDALHDPAQRGVLTAPTDTGSDGYTHKFFTTSRTVDDLVADQKSIAAWARMSYGWMGRSPDYKASFLGTLGANAEFYKPFEDNARHWYKVSQEKVLYWNHAIVHPPVDRDRPPDEVADVFVHVEKETDSGLVVSGAKVVATGSALTHYNFIAHYGLPIKDKKFALVATVPMGAPGLKLICRPSYSAAAAVMGSPFDYPLSSRLDENDTILVLDKVLIPWENVFIYGNVGKVQLFTGHSGFPERFTFHGCTRLAVKLEFIAGLLAKALEITGTGGFRGVQSRLGEVLAWRNLFWGLSDAAARNPSDWVNGALLPNGDYGMAYRWFMQLGYPRIKEIIEQDVASGLIYVNSSAEDFKNPEVRPYLDKYLRGSNGHDSVARVKLMKLLWDAVGTEFGGRHELYERNYAGNHENTRVELLSSQVASGQVDKYKAFVDECLGEYDLDGWTVPDLSSFDDLRRVRHSVLDQ, from the coding sequence ATGACTGACAGGCCGCAAACGCGTCCCTTCACCGGTGACGAGTACATCGAAAGCCTGCGTGACGACCGCGAGGTCTACCTGTACGGCGACCGGGTCAAGGACGTCACGTCGCACCCGGCTTTCCGCAACCCGGCCAGGATGGTCGCCAGGCTCTACGACGCGCTGCACGATCCGGCGCAGCGCGGGGTGCTCACCGCGCCGACCGACACCGGAAGCGACGGGTACACCCACAAGTTCTTCACCACCTCGCGCACGGTGGACGATCTCGTCGCCGACCAGAAGTCCATCGCGGCATGGGCGCGGATGAGCTACGGCTGGATGGGGCGCAGTCCCGACTACAAGGCCTCGTTCCTCGGCACGCTCGGCGCGAACGCCGAGTTCTACAAGCCGTTCGAGGACAACGCCCGGCACTGGTACAAGGTCTCGCAGGAGAAGGTGCTGTACTGGAACCACGCGATCGTGCACCCGCCGGTGGACCGGGACCGGCCGCCGGACGAGGTCGCCGATGTCTTCGTGCACGTGGAGAAGGAGACCGACAGCGGGCTGGTGGTCAGCGGAGCCAAGGTGGTGGCCACCGGGTCGGCGCTGACCCACTACAACTTCATCGCGCACTACGGCCTGCCGATCAAGGACAAGAAGTTCGCGTTGGTGGCCACGGTGCCGATGGGCGCACCGGGACTGAAGCTGATCTGCCGCCCGTCCTACAGCGCCGCCGCCGCGGTGATGGGCAGCCCGTTCGACTACCCGCTCTCGTCGCGGCTGGACGAGAACGACACGATTCTGGTGCTGGACAAGGTACTCATCCCGTGGGAGAACGTGTTCATCTACGGGAACGTGGGAAAGGTCCAGCTCTTCACCGGGCACTCCGGGTTCCCGGAGCGGTTCACCTTTCACGGCTGCACCCGGCTGGCGGTGAAACTGGAGTTCATCGCTGGCCTGCTGGCGAAGGCGCTGGAGATCACCGGCACCGGCGGCTTCCGCGGGGTGCAGAGCAGACTCGGCGAGGTGCTCGCCTGGCGGAACCTGTTCTGGGGGCTGTCCGACGCCGCCGCGCGGAACCCGTCGGACTGGGTCAACGGCGCGCTGCTGCCCAACGGCGACTACGGGATGGCCTACCGGTGGTTCATGCAGCTCGGATACCCGCGGATCAAGGAGATCATCGAACAGGACGTGGCCAGCGGCCTGATCTACGTCAACTCCTCGGCGGAGGACTTCAAGAATCCGGAGGTCCGGCCCTATCTGGACAAGTACCTGCGCGGTTCGAACGGGCACGACTCGGTCGCCCGGGTCAAGCTGATGAAACTGCTGTGGGACGCGGTCGGCACCGAGTTCGGCGGCCGCCACGAGCTGTACGAGCGCAACTACGCCGGCAACCACGAGAACACCAGGGTGGAACTGCTCTCCAGCCAGGTGGCCAGCGGCCAGGTGGACAAGTACAAGGCCTTTGTGGACGAATGCCTCGGCGAGTACGACCTGGACGGCTGGACGGTGCCGGACCTGTCCTCCTTCGACGACCTCCGGCGGGTCCGCCACAGCGTGCTCGACCAGTGA
- a CDS encoding acyl-CoA dehydrogenase family protein, which translates to MATTDVPTREELVRRASGLRPVLQKHANWAEENRRVHDDSIAALAEAGFFKLRVPTRYGGYESDTRTLVDVATELGKADGSTAWTASVYWIPTWMACLFPDEVQDEVFATPDVRVCGTLSPTAMAAPADGGIVVNGQWGFISGAHHAHWQEIIAVLVGQDSEPAPVMALVPMSELEVVDDWYTTGLSGTGSVSTVAKDLFVPAERVLPLGAVLQGQYASKLNADAPIYRTPLLPVASASSVGTVLGLAHAAKEVFLERLPGRKITYTNYQSQAEAPLTHLQVAEATLKIDQAGFHAHRLATLVDTKGDEGAGWTLQERAQARADLGAVCRLAKESVDIFNTASGGSSIYRDMAIQRIQRDVQAVNLHALMHPDTNSELYGRVLCGLEPNTLYI; encoded by the coding sequence GTGGCGACAACCGATGTTCCGACCCGGGAGGAGCTTGTTCGCCGCGCGTCCGGACTGCGGCCCGTGCTGCAGAAACACGCGAACTGGGCGGAGGAGAACCGCCGGGTCCACGACGATTCGATAGCGGCGCTGGCCGAAGCGGGTTTCTTCAAGCTGCGCGTGCCCACCCGCTACGGCGGCTACGAGTCCGACACCCGCACGCTGGTCGACGTCGCCACCGAGCTCGGCAAGGCCGACGGCTCGACCGCGTGGACCGCGTCGGTCTACTGGATTCCCACCTGGATGGCCTGCCTGTTCCCGGACGAGGTCCAGGACGAGGTGTTCGCCACCCCGGACGTGCGGGTGTGCGGCACGCTGAGCCCCACCGCGATGGCGGCTCCGGCGGACGGCGGCATCGTGGTCAACGGGCAGTGGGGGTTCATCAGCGGCGCGCACCACGCGCACTGGCAGGAGATCATCGCGGTGCTGGTCGGCCAGGACAGCGAGCCCGCGCCGGTGATGGCACTGGTCCCGATGTCGGAGCTGGAGGTCGTGGACGACTGGTACACCACGGGTCTGTCCGGCACCGGCAGCGTGAGCACGGTCGCGAAGGATCTGTTCGTGCCGGCCGAACGGGTGCTCCCGCTTGGCGCGGTGCTGCAGGGGCAGTACGCCTCGAAGCTGAACGCGGACGCGCCGATTTACCGCACACCACTGCTGCCGGTCGCCTCCGCCTCCTCGGTCGGCACCGTGCTGGGCCTGGCACACGCGGCCAAGGAGGTGTTCCTCGAGCGGCTGCCCGGCCGCAAGATCACCTACACCAACTACCAGAGCCAGGCCGAGGCGCCGCTGACCCATCTGCAGGTGGCCGAGGCGACGCTGAAGATCGACCAGGCGGGTTTCCACGCGCATCGCCTTGCCACCCTGGTCGACACCAAGGGCGACGAGGGCGCGGGGTGGACCCTCCAGGAACGCGCGCAGGCCCGCGCCGACCTCGGTGCGGTGTGCCGGCTGGCGAAGGAGTCCGTGGACATCTTCAACACCGCCAGCGGTGGCTCGTCGATCTACCGCGACATGGCCATCCAGCGGATCCAGCGCGACGTGCAGGCGGTGAACCTGCACGCCTTGATGCACCCCGACACCAACAGCGAGCTGTACGGTCGCGTCCTTTGCGGACTCGAGCCCAACACGCTCTACATCTGA
- a CDS encoding SgcJ/EcaC family oxidoreductase — MTVTTSTTVGIITTTPSAGDQAAVASIPRRVIAAWAAHDANAFAELFTENGSMILPGQFQKGRAEIRAFMTAAFAGPYRDTRVTGSPVSVEFFSDEAGVLITEGGVLHPGETEVAGERAIRASWVVVKVGGQWLLAAYQNSPRGQH, encoded by the coding sequence ATGACCGTGACCACCTCGACCACCGTCGGCATCATCACCACCACCCCCTCCGCGGGCGACCAGGCCGCAGTGGCGTCCATCCCGCGCCGGGTCATCGCGGCATGGGCGGCGCACGATGCCAACGCCTTCGCCGAACTGTTCACCGAGAACGGCAGCATGATCCTGCCCGGCCAGTTCCAGAAGGGCCGTGCGGAGATCCGTGCGTTCATGACGGCCGCGTTCGCCGGGCCGTACCGCGACACCCGGGTGACCGGCTCGCCGGTCAGCGTCGAGTTCTTCAGCGACGAGGCCGGTGTGCTGATCACCGAGGGTGGTGTGCTGCATCCCGGTGAGACCGAGGTGGCGGGCGAGCGGGCGATCCGCGCCTCCTGGGTGGTCGTCAAGGTAGGCGGCCAGTGGCTGCTGGCCGCCTACCAGAACAGTCCACGCGGACAGCACTGA
- a CDS encoding VOC family protein, with amino-acid sequence MASRLNPYISFAGDARQAMDFYRDVFDGTLALSTFGEFGMKDAPEADQIMHGMLETGNGFTLMCGDVPPGMDHNPGDNMSVCLSGDDSAELHGYWAKLSDHGTVTVPLEKQMWGDEFGACVDRFGVSWMVNISTPES; translated from the coding sequence ATGGCCTCTCGTCTGAACCCCTACATCAGCTTCGCCGGCGACGCGCGGCAGGCCATGGACTTCTACCGGGACGTCTTCGACGGCACCCTGGCGCTGAGCACTTTCGGCGAGTTCGGCATGAAGGACGCCCCCGAAGCCGACCAGATCATGCACGGGATGCTCGAGACCGGCAACGGTTTCACCCTGATGTGCGGCGACGTGCCGCCGGGAATGGACCACAACCCCGGGGACAACATGTCGGTGTGCCTCAGCGGTGACGACTCCGCCGAGCTGCACGGCTACTGGGCGAAGCTGTCCGACCACGGCACCGTGACGGTTCCGTTGGAGAAGCAGATGTGGGGCGACGAGTTCGGCGCCTGCGTGGACCGGTTCGGCGTGTCCTGGATGGTCAACATCAGCACACCGGAGTCCTGA
- a CDS encoding DsbA family protein, with amino-acid sequence MIEVFEDYLCPHSAHLEISFGERFMRMAEQEPSEIAIYPVAIFDSFSRPAMYSTRCARLVINARARKSMMAVRRGLLLEQPPQLGAAELYSDERIISALLSCGIQQGLARELLSLNTGQEVLDRNIEHLRSISPPRILATPTVVIDGTTVPPDDHLTVLGASLSQ; translated from the coding sequence GTGATCGAGGTATTCGAAGACTACCTGTGCCCCCACAGTGCACATTTGGAAATCAGCTTCGGTGAACGCTTCATGCGCATGGCCGAACAGGAGCCCTCTGAAATCGCCATATATCCGGTCGCCATATTTGATAGCTTCTCGCGTCCCGCCATGTACTCGACTCGATGCGCTCGCCTCGTCATCAACGCGAGAGCGCGGAAGTCCATGATGGCCGTCCGGCGCGGCCTCCTGCTCGAACAACCGCCACAGCTCGGGGCCGCCGAATTGTACTCCGATGAACGTATAATCTCCGCACTGCTTTCTTGCGGCATACAGCAGGGGCTCGCTAGAGAACTGCTGTCTCTCAACACCGGTCAAGAAGTTCTTGATCGAAATATTGAGCACTTGCGGTCGATTTCTCCGCCGCGAATACTTGCAACCCCGACCGTCGTCATTGACGGCACCACTGTGCCACCAGATGATCATCTCACTGTGCTGGGCGCCAGCCTCTCGCAGTGA
- a CDS encoding DUF4097 family beta strand repeat-containing protein — MPTFDTPEPIFVTLELSVGDARITASERSDTVVEVRPTDDFNDADVKATRQTRVEYASGKLLVKMPKQRSLFGRAGSVDVRIELPSGSQLRGNAAVAAFHCDGTFGECRFKTSAGDVTVEETGPLYVHTAAGDVTVDRVAGHAEVTTGTGAVRIRAIDGTAVVKNSNGHTWVGEVTRDLRLSTANGDISVDSAQATVGAKTANGSIRIGEVVRGSVVLGTAVGELEVGIREGTAAWLDLSTQLGTVHNTMDSSGNPEQAAETVEVRARTSFGDIVIHRS, encoded by the coding sequence ATGCCCACTTTCGACACCCCGGAACCCATCTTCGTCACGCTCGAACTCTCCGTCGGCGACGCCAGGATCACCGCGAGCGAGCGCTCCGACACCGTGGTCGAGGTGCGCCCGACCGACGACTTCAACGACGCCGACGTGAAGGCCACGAGGCAGACCCGCGTCGAGTACGCGAGCGGCAAGCTGCTGGTCAAGATGCCCAAGCAGCGCAGCCTTTTCGGCAGGGCGGGGTCGGTGGACGTGCGGATCGAGCTGCCGTCGGGCTCGCAGCTGCGCGGCAACGCGGCGGTGGCGGCGTTCCACTGCGACGGCACGTTCGGCGAATGCCGGTTCAAGACGTCGGCCGGCGACGTCACGGTCGAGGAGACCGGCCCGTTGTACGTGCACACCGCCGCCGGTGACGTCACGGTGGACCGCGTGGCCGGCCACGCGGAGGTCACCACCGGGACCGGCGCCGTGCGCATCCGCGCGATCGACGGCACCGCTGTGGTCAAGAACTCCAACGGCCACACCTGGGTCGGCGAGGTCACCCGCGACCTGAGGCTGAGCACGGCGAACGGCGACATCTCGGTCGACAGCGCGCAGGCCACGGTCGGGGCCAAGACCGCCAACGGCAGCATCCGGATCGGCGAGGTGGTGCGCGGCTCGGTGGTGCTCGGCACCGCGGTCGGCGAGCTCGAGGTCGGTATCCGCGAAGGCACCGCGGCCTGGCTCGACCTGAGCACCCAGCTCGGCACCGTGCACAACACCATGGATTCCTCCGGCAATCCCGAGCAGGCAGCCGAAACGGTCGAGGTACGCGCCCGCACCTCGTTCGGCGACATCGTGATCCACCGTTCCTGA
- a CDS encoding response regulator transcription factor: MRVLLVEDEQPLAGYIAAGLRKHGFAVDVALDGRTALDKCGLTPYDVVVLDRDLPEVHGDAVCRQLAREGTARVLMLTASGTVEDRVDGLTLGADDYLGKPFAFSELVARVRALVRRSAPARPPVLRAADVVLDPARRTAERGGLLLRLTPKEFGVLERLLAAGGDVVSAETLLDKVWDEHADPFTNAVRITVGTLRRKLGEPPVIETVTGAGYRIRP; this comes from the coding sequence ATGCGGGTGTTGCTGGTCGAGGACGAGCAGCCGCTGGCCGGGTACATCGCGGCCGGGCTGCGCAAGCACGGGTTCGCCGTGGACGTCGCACTGGACGGCCGGACCGCACTGGACAAGTGCGGGCTCACGCCCTACGACGTGGTGGTACTCGACCGGGACCTGCCCGAGGTGCACGGGGACGCGGTGTGCCGGCAGCTCGCGCGGGAGGGCACGGCGCGGGTGCTGATGCTCACCGCGTCCGGCACCGTCGAGGACCGGGTGGACGGGCTCACCCTCGGCGCCGACGACTACCTCGGCAAGCCGTTCGCGTTCTCCGAACTGGTCGCCAGGGTGCGGGCGCTGGTCCGGCGCAGCGCACCCGCCCGGCCCCCGGTGCTGCGCGCCGCCGACGTGGTGCTCGACCCGGCGCGGCGCACCGCCGAGCGCGGCGGCCTGCTGCTGCGGCTGACGCCCAAGGAGTTCGGCGTGCTCGAACGGCTGCTGGCCGCCGGCGGTGACGTGGTCAGCGCGGAAACGCTGCTGGACAAGGTCTGGGACGAGCACGCCGACCCGTTCACCAACGCGGTCCGGATCACCGTCGGCACGCTGCGCCGCAAGCTCGGCGAACCACCGGTGATCGAGACCGTGACCGGCGCCGGGTACCGGATCCGGCCGTGA
- a CDS encoding TetR/AcrR family transcriptional regulator, with the protein MARTTPGVTRQRIVDEATKLFGSNGYAATSIADIQQACGLTGGSGALYKHFPSKKALLDEIIRQHLSTITEGGRQAQELPEDPRAALPLIGRIVWDGMARDHDALRIVFRELDRFPELLEQMWDTVLGGIYVAATEWIRAGVDQGRMTVADPKATAAVLFASLTYYRILGALVGHTPGDVPEEAYLAAWTEHAVVTLGIEP; encoded by the coding sequence ATGGCCAGGACAACCCCGGGCGTGACCAGGCAGCGCATCGTCGACGAAGCGACAAAGCTGTTCGGGAGCAACGGTTACGCCGCGACCTCGATCGCCGACATCCAGCAGGCCTGCGGGCTGACCGGCGGCTCCGGCGCGCTGTACAAGCACTTCCCCTCGAAGAAGGCACTGCTCGACGAGATAATCCGGCAGCACCTTTCGACGATCACCGAAGGCGGCCGGCAGGCACAGGAGCTGCCCGAGGACCCTCGTGCCGCGCTGCCGCTGATCGGGCGCATCGTCTGGGACGGCATGGCACGCGACCACGACGCGCTGCGGATCGTCTTCCGCGAGCTCGACCGCTTTCCCGAGCTGCTGGAGCAGATGTGGGACACCGTGCTCGGCGGGATCTACGTCGCGGCGACGGAATGGATCCGGGCCGGCGTCGATCAGGGACGCATGACCGTCGCCGACCCGAAGGCGACCGCCGCCGTACTCTTCGCTTCCCTGACCTACTACCGGATCCTCGGCGCCCTGGTCGGCCACACCCCGGGCGATGTGCCGGAGGAGGCATACCTCGCGGCGTGGACCGAGCACGCGGTGGTCACCCTCGGCATAGAGCCCTGA
- a CDS encoding SRPBCC family protein, giving the protein MIEVQVTETIECTADELLEFVMDPERYTEVDSKIGPIDWVRREGTTTEFRFRGVLPGLPGPAPKMVSRMSLTPGERVDVRLPPIPANRLANLVSDFSASWVCVPSDGPVGGTTVTRTVRCGFRPPVKWVAEPILRRTLRPDVEDEIRQAKAHLESAGN; this is encoded by the coding sequence ATGATCGAGGTTCAGGTGACCGAGACGATCGAATGCACGGCGGACGAACTGCTCGAGTTCGTGATGGATCCCGAGCGCTACACCGAGGTCGACAGCAAGATCGGCCCGATCGACTGGGTGCGGCGCGAAGGGACCACCACGGAGTTCCGCTTCCGGGGCGTGCTTCCCGGCCTGCCTGGCCCGGCGCCGAAAATGGTGTCGCGGATGAGCCTCACTCCCGGCGAGCGGGTGGACGTGCGACTCCCGCCCATTCCGGCGAACCGGCTGGCCAACCTGGTGTCCGACTTCTCCGCGAGCTGGGTGTGCGTGCCCAGCGACGGCCCGGTCGGCGGCACCACGGTGACCAGGACGGTGCGGTGCGGGTTCAGGCCGCCGGTCAAATGGGTGGCCGAGCCCATCCTGCGCCGGACCCTGCGGCCCGACGTCGAGGACGAGATCCGTCAGGCCAAGGCGCACCTGGAGTCCGCCGGGAACTGA